A section of the Papio anubis isolate 15944 chromosome 2, Panubis1.0, whole genome shotgun sequence genome encodes:
- the LOC103882072 gene encoding uncharacterized protein LOC103882072 isoform X1: protein MEATKKVGGPDPSGPQDHPSVSSQQLGSGLRGSQGPWISSESLYFKQGLSLSTETITDGACGPASQACIPEPICQLLQDPALVSSRCCCEQASQDAPRLSSTSVSSSPIVGAQQHLIMEDVTLTLPVCTHSDSTSDIGQRGPCCLQLQVQNLGEGKPPAKVLVGWGKGPCSSNQIASLGSRKSWWVPFLLPGENGAPEAQGALLAPAQDLAQDQDQAWATTPALDVTPTPTAVETATHTIDHLTDTTAVTKGPSQDLFLRKCGNQWSTVLESSKMVASCQDKVNLHSKEEPSTPVPSLEERPDHAQEDEVTRRKVPTEEAENPMKKLPVSTSRPGSPMPGPEPPVISKSQRSSQEICSSQPQKQSPNVCDNTNSNVPPSAYEVTCHKQSPFQSPKEAMQIPFSSAPTCQLQEAVEDHVLGFDMATGSTRMGLLCHDPVGSRAVLVGLMPSHPSIYVPENMLSTQLLAKPILSPDSNHSSFWSITPMLSSPVPSSLREVALLPKEARLNLESWDSPGTETPIRVGMLTGPVPLGMPLQFDERILSHVPNTSWSKPDGEKNEPSHTIWMLDPSMAPSRMPDASIVQTKKLQWINSEPAAPASTQEVPRSLLQEDISSQEKVIPAHPDNPQAKDAGQTLTGQILLARQPPLPEHPLTDQPPLTGQTPLARNPSLSKEPPTTKEPTLSRWSPNPGEPGQVSTQEDEPLGLPTHVGIFQVPLTPEETCIYISRNKVGVSNTQHSIMHQQQPGNSPRAQEEQLPLITFTTRGTGRKVLPMAMVATEPQNAPFKLTAEDLTRLSVVAHLGLPCRACYELVSTMDALPVRSPVLCCHSLGPFEDMAAVVIDTGTGFTKCGLAGEDHVLSVVPSRVQLLQHPAQGQPLYAVPENQEGFYSVLNRGVVYDWDALEVLWQHLFYCRLGVQPEKLAVLIADSPISPHTNREKVAEILFEHFHVPAMQTVHQALLALYAYGRTTGLVLGSGHGTSYVAPILTGDLAPLDTYRLDVAGADLTDYLAQLLQRSGHSLPQVGLINQMKEACCYVAMDVAAERARTQVQAQVNFVLPDKQVITLGSERFCCPEALFQPNLIGLNQPGLPQLALLSISRLEAKQQEQLLANVVLDGGSTLVSGFPERLRQELGPGAAVLGSPHRAVAAWLGGSIMASRSSFQNLWLSRREYDEEGPWAIYKYQL from the exons ATGGAAGCCACCAAGAAGGTGGGGGGCCCTGATCCATCGGGTCCCCAGGACCACCCCTCAGTCAGCAGCCAGCAGCTGGGGAGTGGCCTCAGAGGGTCTCAGGGACCATGGATAAGCTCAGAATCCCTATACTTCAAGCAGGGGTTGTCATTGTCTACCGAGACCATCACTGATGGCGCCTGTGGCCCAGCCTCCCAGGCCTGCATCCCTGAGCCCATTTGCCAGCTACTCCAGGATCCTGCTCTTGTTAGCTCCCGGTGCTGCTGTGAACAGGCCTCCCAGGATGCCCCGAGACTCTCCTCCACTAGCGTATCTTCAAGCCCCATCGTGGGAGCCCAACAACATCTCATCATGGAGGATGTGACCCTGACCTTACCAGTGTGCACGCACAGTGACAGCACTAGTGACATAGGCCAGCGTGGACCCTGCTGCCTTCAGCTTCAGGTGCAGAATTTGGGGGAAGGCAAGCCTCCAGCTAAGGTCCTGGTAGGCTGGGGCAAAGGCCCCTGCAGCTCCAACCAGATAGCCTCCTTGGGCAGCAGGAAGAGTTGGTGGGTACCCTTCCTCCTCCCAGGAGAGAATGGTGCTCCCGAAGCCCAAGGTGCTCTTCTGGCTCCAGCTCAGGATCTAGCCCAAGATCAGGACCAGG CTTGGGCTACGACTCCAGCTCTGGATGTGACCCCAACCCCCACTGCAGTTGAAACTGCTACCCATACCATTGACCACCTGACTGACACCACTGCAGTCACCAAGGGCCCATCTCAAGACCTCTTTCTCAGGAAGTGTGGCAATCAGTGGTCAACTGTCTTGGAGTCTTCCAAAATGGTCGCATCTTGCCAGGACAAAGTGAATCTCCACTCTAAAGAGGAGCCTTCCACCCCAGTGCCTAGTCTAGAAGAGCGCCCAGACCATGCCCAGGAGGATGAGGTTACCAGAAGGAAAGTGCCAACCGAGGAGGCTGAGAACCCCATGAAGAAACTTCCAGTCTCTACCTCCAGGCCAGGAAGCCCAATGCCAGGCCCAGAGCCCCCAGTTATCTCCAAGTCCCAGAGGAGTAGCCAGGAGATCTGTAGCTCTCAGCCACAGAAGCAGTCCCCCAATGTCTGTGACAATACCAACTCTAATGTGCCACCGTCTGCCTACGAAGTAACCTGCCACAAGCAGTCCCCATTCCAGTCTCCGAAGGAAGCCATGCAGATCCCCTTCTCCAGTGCCCCAACCTGCCAGCTTCAGGAAGCTGTGGAAGACCATGTGCTGGGATTTGATATGGCCACAGGCAGCACCAGGATGGGGCTGCTGTGTCATGACCCTGTGGGCTCACGGGCAGTGCTTGTGGGCCTCATGCCCAGCCACCCAtccatctatgtccctgaaaATATGCTGTCCACCCAGCTGTTGGCCAAACCCATCCTGTCTCCTGACAGCAATCACTCCAGCTTTTGGTCTATCACACCCATGCTGTCCAGCCCAGTGCCCTCCAGCCTCCGAGAGGTAGCCCTGCTTCCCAAGGAGGCCAGGCTCAATCTGGAGTCATGGGACTCCCCTGGTACTGAGACACCCATCAGGGTTGGGATGCTCACTGGGCCTGTTCCACTGGGGATGCCCCTCCAATTTGATGAGAGGATACTGAGCCATGTCCCTAATACTAGCTGGTCCAAGCCTGATGGTGAAAAAAATGAACCTAGTCATACCATCTGGATGCTAGACCCTTCCATGGCACCCTCTAGGATGCCAGATGCCTCCATAGTCCAGACCAAGAAACTGCAGTGGATTAACTCAGAGCCTGCTGCACCAGCCAGTACCCAGGAAGTGCCCAGATCCCTCCTCCAGGAAGACATAAGCAGCCAGGAAAAGGTCATTCCTGCTCACCCTGATAACCCTCAGGCCAAAGATGCTGGACAGACTCTCACTGGGCAGATCCTCCTTGCTAGACAGCCACCCCTACCTGAGCACCCTCTTACTGATCAACCCCCTCTCACTGGGCAGACACCCCTTGCTAGGAATCCCTCTTTATCTAAAGAACCCCCCACCACCAAAGAGCCCACTCTTTCAAGATGGTCTCCCAACCCTGGAGAACCTGGCCAGGTCTCTACCCAGGAAGATGAGCCCTTAGGCCTGCCTACTCATGTAGGGATATTTCAGGTGCCCCTGACCCCTGAGGAGACCTGTATCTATATAAGTAGAAACAAGGTTGGTGTCAGTAATACTCAGCACTCCATCATGCATCAGCAGCAACCTGGCAACTCCCCTAGGGCCCAGGAGGAGCAGCTTCCCTTGATCACATTTACCACACGTGGCACTGGGCGCAAGGTCTTGCCCATGGCCATGGTGGCCACTGAGCCCCAGAATGCCCCATTCAAGCTGACAGCTGAGGATCTTACACGCTTATCAGTGGTTGCACACCTTGGCCTGCCCTGCAGGGCCTGCTATGAACTGGTGTCCACCATGGATGCTCTGCCAGTTCGGTCACCAGTGCTCTGCTGCCACTCACTGGGACCCTTCGAGGACATGGCGGCCGTGGTGATTGATACAGGCACAGGATTCACCAAATGTGGACTGGCTGGAGAGGACCATGTCCTCAGTGTCGTACCCTCACGAGTTCAGCTGCTGCAGCACCCAGCCCAGGGCCAGCCACTGTATGCAGTGCCTGAAAACCAAGAGGGATTCTATTCAGTGCTGAACCGAGGTGTGGTCTATGACTGGGATGCACTAGAGGTGCTATGGCAACACCTGTTCTATTGCAGGCTGGGTGTGCAGCCTGAGAAGCTGGCTGTGCTCATAGCCGACTCACCCATCTCACCACACACCAACCGAGAAAAGGTGGCTGAAATACTCTTTGAGCATTTCCATGTCCCAGCCATGCAGACAGTGCATCAGGCCCTGCTGGCACTCTATGCTTATGGACGTACCACTGGGTTGGTACTGGGCAGTGGCCATGGTACCTCCTATGTGGCACCCATCCTTACTGGGGATCTGGCCCCACTTGACACCTACCGGCTGGATGTGGCTGGTGCTGACCTTACTGACTACTTGGCCCAGCTGCTGCAGAGAAGTGGCCACTCACTGCCCCAGGTAGGACTGATCAACCAGATGAAAGAAGCCTGCTGCTATGTGGCCATGGATGTGGCAGCTGAGAGGGCCCGCACCCAAGTGCAGGCCCAGGTGAACTTTGTGCTTCCAGACAAGCAGGTTATCACGCTGGGTTCTGAGCGCTTCTGCTGCCCCGAGGCCCTCTTCCAACCCAATCTGATAGGTCTCAACCAGCCGGGCCTCCCACAGCTGGCCCTCCTAAGCATCAGCCGGTTGGAGGCCAAGCAGCAGGAGCAGCTACTGGCCAACGTGGTACTGGACGGTGGCAGCACCCTCGTGAGTGGCTTCCCCGAGCGCCTGAGACAGGAGCTGGGCCCTGGTGCCGCTGTGCTGGGGTCTCCCCACCGTGCAGTTGCTGCCTGGCTTGGGGGCTCCATCATGGCATCCCGCAGCTCCTTCCAGAACCTGTGGCTCAGCCGCCGGGAGTATGATGAAGAGGGCCCATGGGCTATCTATAAGTACCAGCTGTAA
- the LOC103882072 gene encoding uncharacterized protein LOC103882072 isoform X2, translating to MVASCQDKVNLHSKEEPSTPVPSLEERPDHAQEDEVTRRKVPTEEAENPMKKLPVSTSRPGSPMPGPEPPVISKSQRSSQEICSSQPQKQSPNVCDNTNSNVPPSAYEVTCHKQSPFQSPKEAMQIPFSSAPTCQLQEAVEDHVLGFDMATGSTRMGLLCHDPVGSRAVLVGLMPSHPSIYVPENMLSTQLLAKPILSPDSNHSSFWSITPMLSSPVPSSLREVALLPKEARLNLESWDSPGTETPIRVGMLTGPVPLGMPLQFDERILSHVPNTSWSKPDGEKNEPSHTIWMLDPSMAPSRMPDASIVQTKKLQWINSEPAAPASTQEVPRSLLQEDISSQEKVIPAHPDNPQAKDAGQTLTGQILLARQPPLPEHPLTDQPPLTGQTPLARNPSLSKEPPTTKEPTLSRWSPNPGEPGQVSTQEDEPLGLPTHVGIFQVPLTPEETCIYISRNKVGVSNTQHSIMHQQQPGNSPRAQEEQLPLITFTTRGTGRKVLPMAMVATEPQNAPFKLTAEDLTRLSVVAHLGLPCRACYELVSTMDALPVRSPVLCCHSLGPFEDMAAVVIDTGTGFTKCGLAGEDHVLSVVPSRVQLLQHPAQGQPLYAVPENQEGFYSVLNRGVVYDWDALEVLWQHLFYCRLGVQPEKLAVLIADSPISPHTNREKVAEILFEHFHVPAMQTVHQALLALYAYGRTTGLVLGSGHGTSYVAPILTGDLAPLDTYRLDVAGADLTDYLAQLLQRSGHSLPQVGLINQMKEACCYVAMDVAAERARTQVQAQVNFVLPDKQVITLGSERFCCPEALFQPNLIGLNQPGLPQLALLSISRLEAKQQEQLLANVVLDGGSTLVSGFPERLRQELGPGAAVLGSPHRAVAAWLGGSIMASRSSFQNLWLSRREYDEEGPWAIYKYQL from the coding sequence ATGGTCGCATCTTGCCAGGACAAAGTGAATCTCCACTCTAAAGAGGAGCCTTCCACCCCAGTGCCTAGTCTAGAAGAGCGCCCAGACCATGCCCAGGAGGATGAGGTTACCAGAAGGAAAGTGCCAACCGAGGAGGCTGAGAACCCCATGAAGAAACTTCCAGTCTCTACCTCCAGGCCAGGAAGCCCAATGCCAGGCCCAGAGCCCCCAGTTATCTCCAAGTCCCAGAGGAGTAGCCAGGAGATCTGTAGCTCTCAGCCACAGAAGCAGTCCCCCAATGTCTGTGACAATACCAACTCTAATGTGCCACCGTCTGCCTACGAAGTAACCTGCCACAAGCAGTCCCCATTCCAGTCTCCGAAGGAAGCCATGCAGATCCCCTTCTCCAGTGCCCCAACCTGCCAGCTTCAGGAAGCTGTGGAAGACCATGTGCTGGGATTTGATATGGCCACAGGCAGCACCAGGATGGGGCTGCTGTGTCATGACCCTGTGGGCTCACGGGCAGTGCTTGTGGGCCTCATGCCCAGCCACCCAtccatctatgtccctgaaaATATGCTGTCCACCCAGCTGTTGGCCAAACCCATCCTGTCTCCTGACAGCAATCACTCCAGCTTTTGGTCTATCACACCCATGCTGTCCAGCCCAGTGCCCTCCAGCCTCCGAGAGGTAGCCCTGCTTCCCAAGGAGGCCAGGCTCAATCTGGAGTCATGGGACTCCCCTGGTACTGAGACACCCATCAGGGTTGGGATGCTCACTGGGCCTGTTCCACTGGGGATGCCCCTCCAATTTGATGAGAGGATACTGAGCCATGTCCCTAATACTAGCTGGTCCAAGCCTGATGGTGAAAAAAATGAACCTAGTCATACCATCTGGATGCTAGACCCTTCCATGGCACCCTCTAGGATGCCAGATGCCTCCATAGTCCAGACCAAGAAACTGCAGTGGATTAACTCAGAGCCTGCTGCACCAGCCAGTACCCAGGAAGTGCCCAGATCCCTCCTCCAGGAAGACATAAGCAGCCAGGAAAAGGTCATTCCTGCTCACCCTGATAACCCTCAGGCCAAAGATGCTGGACAGACTCTCACTGGGCAGATCCTCCTTGCTAGACAGCCACCCCTACCTGAGCACCCTCTTACTGATCAACCCCCTCTCACTGGGCAGACACCCCTTGCTAGGAATCCCTCTTTATCTAAAGAACCCCCCACCACCAAAGAGCCCACTCTTTCAAGATGGTCTCCCAACCCTGGAGAACCTGGCCAGGTCTCTACCCAGGAAGATGAGCCCTTAGGCCTGCCTACTCATGTAGGGATATTTCAGGTGCCCCTGACCCCTGAGGAGACCTGTATCTATATAAGTAGAAACAAGGTTGGTGTCAGTAATACTCAGCACTCCATCATGCATCAGCAGCAACCTGGCAACTCCCCTAGGGCCCAGGAGGAGCAGCTTCCCTTGATCACATTTACCACACGTGGCACTGGGCGCAAGGTCTTGCCCATGGCCATGGTGGCCACTGAGCCCCAGAATGCCCCATTCAAGCTGACAGCTGAGGATCTTACACGCTTATCAGTGGTTGCACACCTTGGCCTGCCCTGCAGGGCCTGCTATGAACTGGTGTCCACCATGGATGCTCTGCCAGTTCGGTCACCAGTGCTCTGCTGCCACTCACTGGGACCCTTCGAGGACATGGCGGCCGTGGTGATTGATACAGGCACAGGATTCACCAAATGTGGACTGGCTGGAGAGGACCATGTCCTCAGTGTCGTACCCTCACGAGTTCAGCTGCTGCAGCACCCAGCCCAGGGCCAGCCACTGTATGCAGTGCCTGAAAACCAAGAGGGATTCTATTCAGTGCTGAACCGAGGTGTGGTCTATGACTGGGATGCACTAGAGGTGCTATGGCAACACCTGTTCTATTGCAGGCTGGGTGTGCAGCCTGAGAAGCTGGCTGTGCTCATAGCCGACTCACCCATCTCACCACACACCAACCGAGAAAAGGTGGCTGAAATACTCTTTGAGCATTTCCATGTCCCAGCCATGCAGACAGTGCATCAGGCCCTGCTGGCACTCTATGCTTATGGACGTACCACTGGGTTGGTACTGGGCAGTGGCCATGGTACCTCCTATGTGGCACCCATCCTTACTGGGGATCTGGCCCCACTTGACACCTACCGGCTGGATGTGGCTGGTGCTGACCTTACTGACTACTTGGCCCAGCTGCTGCAGAGAAGTGGCCACTCACTGCCCCAGGTAGGACTGATCAACCAGATGAAAGAAGCCTGCTGCTATGTGGCCATGGATGTGGCAGCTGAGAGGGCCCGCACCCAAGTGCAGGCCCAGGTGAACTTTGTGCTTCCAGACAAGCAGGTTATCACGCTGGGTTCTGAGCGCTTCTGCTGCCCCGAGGCCCTCTTCCAACCCAATCTGATAGGTCTCAACCAGCCGGGCCTCCCACAGCTGGCCCTCCTAAGCATCAGCCGGTTGGAGGCCAAGCAGCAGGAGCAGCTACTGGCCAACGTGGTACTGGACGGTGGCAGCACCCTCGTGAGTGGCTTCCCCGAGCGCCTGAGACAGGAGCTGGGCCCTGGTGCCGCTGTGCTGGGGTCTCCCCACCGTGCAGTTGCTGCCTGGCTTGGGGGCTCCATCATGGCATCCCGCAGCTCCTTCCAGAACCTGTGGCTCAGCCGCCGGGAGTATGATGAAGAGGGCCCATGGGCTATCTATAAGTACCAGCTGTAA